In Treponema primitia ZAS-2, a genomic segment contains:
- a CDS encoding trans-sulfuration enzyme family protein — protein MPDKHEGINQHSDKDAADCGKVPCTAPYGKLSIKTVTVHGATLFEPHTGAVSTPIYQSSTFRHPGLYESTGFDYSRAVNPTRSELEKTIALLEHGKYGLAFASGMGAISSVIKLFKPGDHIIVSEDLYGGTYRLFHEYYAKYGFSFSWIDTSNFALVEGAMKSNTRGIFIETPSNPMMKVSDIRRSGDLIHKQQGILIVDNTFLSPYYQTPLDLGADIVVHSGTKYLAGHNDTLAGLLVHSREDLAEPLANAHKSEGATLAPFDAWLVLRGIKTLSIRMEQHEKNAYRIAAWLREHKRVEKVFYTGFEDHPQYSLSKSQSRGFGGMISFYLKNRDDVPILLKNISLILFAESLGGVETLLTYPLVQTHGAIPEEMRLSAGVNDRLMRLSVGIEDAGDLITDLDGAFSKCI, from the coding sequence ATGCCCGATAAACATGAAGGTATAAATCAACATTCCGACAAGGATGCCGCCGACTGCGGCAAGGTTCCCTGTACGGCCCCTTACGGTAAACTGTCGATTAAAACCGTTACCGTGCATGGGGCTACCCTGTTTGAGCCCCATACCGGGGCGGTCAGCACGCCCATATACCAGAGTTCAACTTTCAGGCACCCTGGGCTCTATGAGTCCACGGGATTTGACTATTCCCGAGCCGTCAACCCCACTAGGTCGGAACTGGAAAAGACTATTGCCCTCCTGGAACATGGGAAATACGGCCTTGCCTTTGCCAGCGGTATGGGGGCTATCTCATCGGTAATAAAACTGTTCAAGCCCGGGGATCACATTATTGTGTCGGAGGATCTCTACGGCGGCACCTACCGGCTCTTCCATGAATACTACGCCAAGTACGGCTTTAGCTTTTCCTGGATCGATACCAGTAACTTTGCCCTGGTGGAAGGGGCGATGAAGAGCAATACCCGGGGGATTTTTATTGAAACCCCCTCCAATCCCATGATGAAGGTTAGTGATATCCGCCGCTCTGGGGATCTTATCCATAAACAGCAGGGCATTCTTATCGTGGACAATACTTTCCTTTCCCCTTATTACCAAACCCCCCTGGACCTGGGTGCGGATATTGTGGTCCACAGCGGGACAAAGTACCTGGCAGGGCACAACGATACCCTGGCGGGACTTCTTGTCCACTCCAGGGAGGATCTGGCCGAGCCCCTGGCCAATGCCCATAAAAGCGAAGGCGCCACCCTCGCGCCTTTTGACGCATGGCTCGTCCTGCGGGGGATAAAAACCCTATCGATAAGGATGGAGCAGCATGAAAAAAACGCCTACCGTATCGCTGCCTGGCTGCGAGAACACAAGCGGGTAGAAAAAGTGTTTTATACCGGGTTTGAGGATCACCCCCAGTACAGTTTGAGTAAGTCCCAGTCCCGGGGCTTCGGAGGTATGATATCTTTTTATCTGAAGAACAGGGATGATGTGCCGATTCTTCTTAAAAACATTTCACTCATTCTTTTTGCAGAAAGCCTTGGGGGGGTAGAGACACTGCTGACCTATCCACTGGTGCAGACCCACGGGGCTATCCCGGAAGAAATGCGGCTTTCCGCCGGAGTGAATGATCGGCTCATGCGCCTGTCCGTAGGTATTGAGGACGCCGGGGATCTTATTACGGATCTGGACGGCGCTTTTTCAAAATGTATATAG
- a CDS encoding trans-sulfuration enzyme family protein: MKRGTKLIHNGFETDFSVGGNTGALGVPIYQTSTFDQGDLSEHREFDYARSGNPTRKALEEIIADLEGGAKGYAFGSGIAAVSSVLGILSGGDHIVAAEDIYGGSWRILNTFYKRWNLEVTPVDTTDLGAVKRAIRPNTKALFLETPSNPLLKITDLAGCIKIAQEAGLLTIVDNTFMTPYLQRPIELGADIVVHSATKFLGGHSDVIFGLAVTRTEELGKRVYQMQNGFGAVPGPWDTWLVMRGIKTLRVRLEAQEAGARKLAPWLKAHKNVDAVFYPGLPDHPGRGINEAQSSGAGAVLSFKTKTTEQAIRFLGTVKYAAAAVSLGGVETIASYPVKMSHASIPEAERLRLGITDTLIRISVGLEDPEDLIEDFDEALK, from the coding sequence ATGAAGAGGGGAACGAAGCTCATCCACAACGGCTTTGAAACGGATTTTTCCGTCGGGGGCAATACCGGCGCCCTGGGGGTGCCCATATACCAGACCTCTACCTTTGATCAGGGAGATCTTTCGGAGCACCGGGAATTTGACTATGCCCGCTCGGGGAATCCTACCCGGAAAGCCCTGGAAGAAATCATCGCAGACCTGGAGGGGGGCGCCAAAGGTTATGCCTTTGGGAGCGGCATCGCTGCGGTATCTTCGGTTTTAGGCATACTTTCCGGGGGGGACCATATTGTCGCCGCCGAGGATATCTACGGCGGGAGCTGGCGTATCCTCAACACCTTCTACAAACGCTGGAACCTTGAAGTCACCCCGGTGGATACCACGGATTTAGGGGCGGTGAAAAGGGCCATCAGGCCTAATACCAAAGCCCTGTTTCTGGAGACCCCTTCAAACCCCCTGCTCAAGATCACCGACTTGGCGGGGTGTATAAAAATTGCCCAAGAAGCAGGGCTCCTGACCATCGTGGACAATACCTTCATGACCCCCTATCTTCAGCGGCCTATTGAGCTGGGCGCGGATATCGTGGTCCATTCGGCTACCAAATTTCTCGGCGGCCACAGCGACGTGATCTTCGGCCTGGCGGTTACCAGGACCGAGGAACTGGGGAAACGGGTTTACCAGATGCAGAACGGCTTCGGCGCCGTGCCCGGCCCCTGGGATACCTGGCTGGTCATGCGGGGGATCAAGACCCTCAGGGTGCGCCTGGAAGCCCAGGAAGCCGGGGCCCGCAAACTGGCGCCCTGGCTCAAGGCGCATAAAAACGTGGACGCCGTGTTTTATCCCGGGTTGCCGGATCATCCCGGCCGGGGGATCAACGAGGCCCAGTCTTCCGGCGCAGGGGCGGTACTCTCTTTCAAGACGAAGACCACCGAACAGGCGATCCGTTTTCTTGGCACAGTCAAATACGCCGCCGCTGCAGTGAGCCTAGGGGGGGTGGAGACCATTGCCTCCTATCCGGTGAAGATGAGCCATGCCTCCATACCAGAGGCAGAACGGCTGCGCTTGGGTATCACCGATACCCTGATACGGATATCCGTGGGCCTTGAGGACCCGGAGGATTTGATAGAAGATTTTGATGAAGCATTGAAATAG
- a CDS encoding FeoA family protein codes for MVLSDAPNGASFRVVKVALRKEVGKRLADMGFTEDAEGAVVRSGFFRGPLQVRIRGYDILIRRDEAGGIEVLPVGDWSAVKDAGKILRRKKIATRNADFSRQVPRAKLEPPPKAPETPAKLPAETCHAGK; via the coding sequence ATGGTTTTATCAGACGCGCCCAATGGGGCTTCCTTCAGGGTGGTTAAAGTCGCCCTGAGAAAAGAAGTCGGCAAACGTCTTGCCGATATGGGTTTTACCGAGGATGCTGAAGGTGCCGTGGTCCGTTCCGGCTTTTTCCGCGGACCCTTACAGGTGCGAATCCGGGGTTATGATATCCTAATCCGCCGTGACGAAGCCGGGGGCATTGAAGTTCTTCCGGTAGGCGACTGGTCTGCGGTGAAGGATGCCGGAAAGATCCTCCGCCGGAAAAAAATAGCTACTCGCAATGCCGACTTCAGTCGGCAAGTTCCCCGTGCGAAGCTTGAGCCCCCTCCTAAGGCTCCGGAAACTCCGGCAAAGCTCCCTGCCGAGACGTGCCATGCCGGGAAATAA
- the feoB gene encoding ferrous iron transport protein B, giving the protein MPGNKNTLRIALAGNPNAGKTTLFNALTGAHHKVGNYPGVTVEKREGIRIRREKQYHFIDLPGIYSLTAYSIDEVVARDFILDEKPDVIVDVLDSTNLERNLYLCLQFQELGIPVIGALNMSDEAESKGIFIDDKQLTLTLGIPLVKTVGPKGTGAEALLDCIDQVMAVEEGSPAKADTGSAKSQNAGTSPSEAGLALPDKRLSYGAEIESRLETIQEAIASDTSFAAKYPVRWLAVKLIEKDTNAYRRLQEHPQAASIETAAREAVVWIEKHFGKDAEIIISEQRYGYIRGAVKESVQIVRKPDFSVTEALDRVIMNRFLSLPIFILVLWAVFQLTFLLGEYPMAWLEALFSLLSGAIMNAMPAGLLRSLLVDGIIGGVGGVLSFVPLIVILFFLLSILEDVGYMSRAAFATDKLLHSFGLHGQSVFPMMLGFGCSVPAIMASRTLKSPRDRILTILITPMMSCGAKLPVHVLLAAAFFPNHAANVIMLIYALGVILSLCCAFVLKKTVLKGDPTPFVMELPPYRSPTLRGILWHVQEKTWLYVKKAGTIILASAILIWAITSFPAYEPPPGLAEDSVQATEAALEHSYAGRLGKFIVPIFRPMGFEWKLAAASVTGFAAKEVIVSTLGILYRVGAEETEESEGLRDAIRQDPDMSPLAAFVFMLFTLIIPPCFAALATIKAEIGWKWLGFELVFLLALGWVLCTIVFQVGSLIGLGGLL; this is encoded by the coding sequence ATGCCGGGAAATAAAAACACCCTGCGAATAGCCCTGGCCGGAAACCCCAATGCAGGAAAAACCACCCTGTTCAATGCCCTCACCGGGGCTCACCACAAGGTGGGGAATTACCCCGGGGTTACGGTGGAAAAACGGGAGGGCATACGCATACGCCGGGAAAAACAGTACCATTTTATCGACCTGCCGGGTATTTACAGCCTGACCGCCTATTCCATCGACGAGGTGGTGGCCCGGGACTTTATCCTGGATGAAAAACCTGACGTTATCGTGGATGTGCTGGACTCCACCAACCTGGAACGGAACCTCTACCTCTGCCTCCAATTTCAGGAACTGGGCATCCCGGTCATCGGCGCCCTGAACATGAGCGATGAGGCGGAATCAAAGGGCATCTTTATTGACGACAAGCAGCTCACCCTGACCTTGGGCATACCCCTGGTGAAAACCGTGGGCCCCAAGGGTACCGGCGCCGAGGCGCTCCTGGACTGCATAGATCAGGTGATGGCCGTAGAAGAAGGTTCGCCGGCTAAAGCCGACACCGGCAGCGCCAAGAGCCAAAACGCCGGGACCTCTCCGTCAGAAGCCGGCCTGGCCCTCCCGGACAAACGGCTCAGTTACGGCGCTGAGATTGAATCCCGGCTTGAGACGATTCAGGAAGCCATTGCCTCGGATACCTCCTTTGCGGCAAAGTACCCTGTCCGCTGGCTGGCGGTGAAGCTCATTGAAAAGGATACCAATGCGTACCGGCGGCTACAGGAGCATCCCCAGGCCGCTTCGATTGAAACCGCCGCGCGGGAAGCCGTGGTCTGGATCGAAAAGCACTTTGGCAAGGATGCGGAGATCATCATCTCCGAACAGCGTTACGGCTATATACGGGGGGCGGTTAAGGAATCGGTACAAATTGTCAGAAAACCCGATTTTTCCGTCACCGAGGCTCTGGACCGGGTGATCATGAACCGGTTTTTGTCATTGCCCATCTTTATCCTGGTCCTCTGGGCGGTGTTTCAGCTCACCTTCCTCCTGGGGGAATACCCCATGGCCTGGCTGGAAGCCCTCTTTAGCCTTTTAAGCGGCGCCATCATGAATGCCATGCCCGCAGGCCTCCTGCGCTCCCTCCTGGTAGACGGGATCATAGGCGGCGTGGGGGGCGTCCTCTCCTTTGTCCCCCTGATAGTAATACTGTTTTTCCTCCTTTCGATACTGGAAGACGTAGGCTATATGTCCCGGGCGGCCTTTGCAACAGATAAACTGCTCCACAGCTTCGGCCTCCACGGCCAGTCGGTTTTCCCCATGATGCTGGGCTTCGGCTGTTCCGTCCCGGCGATCATGGCCTCCCGGACCCTGAAAAGCCCCCGGGACCGTATCCTCACCATACTCATCACCCCCATGATGAGCTGCGGGGCAAAATTGCCGGTCCATGTGCTTCTGGCAGCGGCCTTCTTCCCGAACCATGCCGCCAACGTGATCATGCTGATCTATGCCCTAGGGGTCATCCTCAGCCTCTGCTGCGCCTTTGTGCTGAAGAAAACTGTGCTCAAAGGGGACCCCACACCTTTTGTGATGGAACTGCCCCCTTACCGCTCTCCCACTCTGCGAGGCATACTCTGGCATGTGCAGGAAAAAACCTGGCTCTATGTCAAAAAAGCGGGGACCATCATCCTGGCCTCGGCGATCCTGATCTGGGCCATCACCAGCTTCCCCGCCTACGAGCCCCCGCCGGGTTTGGCCGAAGATTCGGTCCAGGCAACAGAAGCGGCCCTGGAACACAGCTACGCCGGCCGGCTGGGCAAATTCATCGTCCCCATTTTCCGGCCCATGGGCTTTGAGTGGAAACTAGCCGCCGCCTCGGTCACTGGCTTTGCCGCCAAAGAGGTGATCGTCTCCACCCTGGGCATACTCTACCGGGTCGGGGCCGAAGAAACCGAGGAAAGCGAAGGCCTCAGAGACGCCATCAGGCAGGACCCGGACATGAGCCCCCTGGCAGCCTTTGTGTTCATGCTCTTTACCCTGATCATCCCCCCCTGTTTCGCCGCCCTGGCAACCATCAAGGCGGAAATCGGCTGGAAGTGGCTGGGATTTGAGCTGGTCTTTCTCCTGGCCCTGGGCTGGGTCCTCTGCACCATCGTTTTCCAGGTCGGGAGCTTGATTGGTTTAGGAGGCTTATTGTGA
- a CDS encoding NUDIX hydrolase, producing the protein MPKYKHTFLYRILKFLRGYKGAGISLFHVDEINNVSVFLGKRTRNPGKGKWSFPGGKVEKGESFYDGAVREFKEETGFILSELGNTLTGVVSINALWFFRWKTYLVKIGKRINPTPFDEFSQFKWVTFDKLKDLPLHFGVMKAVRKFHVNKYGKVNK; encoded by the coding sequence ATGCCTAAATACAAGCATACGTTTTTATATCGTATATTAAAATTTCTTCGTGGTTATAAAGGCGCCGGTATTTCTCTTTTTCATGTTGATGAAATTAACAATGTATCAGTATTTCTTGGAAAACGGACAAGAAATCCCGGCAAAGGCAAATGGTCGTTTCCTGGCGGAAAAGTTGAAAAAGGCGAGTCTTTTTACGATGGAGCAGTCCGTGAATTTAAAGAAGAAACGGGTTTTATCCTGTCAGAATTGGGCAATACCTTAACGGGTGTGGTCTCAATAAATGCCCTCTGGTTCTTCCGTTGGAAAACATATCTGGTCAAAATTGGTAAACGAATTAACCCGACCCCTTTTGATGAATTTTCACAATTTAAATGGGTAACTTTTGACAAACTAAAAGATTTGCCGCTTCATTTTGGCGTGATGAAGGCTGTTAGAAAGTTTCATGTAAATAAGTATGGTAAGGTAAATAAATGA
- a CDS encoding GIY-YIG nuclease family protein, producing the protein MAKKVTIFQMDDTENSPKIIDIGGSSMVVLYSPIACITEWLERKELENPGVYILRYDSDDVNFSDSVYIGEAEILRERLNQHLKTDKLEFKECIVVVSTKDGELTKAHIKNMESKLYQLSDSAKNSKIFNATKPTLSTLSLADESIVDEFIRQLKMVLPLCGFLCLSPTTAQIILETNTFIIDNKTKGIYARMVIENNHYIVLKDSTVCKDVTASFIYKKNREKLIDAGILVFENDQYKFTENTIFSSPSQPASIILGSTVNGQDVWKNNNGKTMKELQ; encoded by the coding sequence TGGCTCGTCAATGGTGGTGTTATATTCGCCCATTGCCTGTATTACAGAATGGCTTGAAAGAAAAGAATTGGAAAATCCAGGCGTTTATATATTACGTTATGATAGTGATGATGTCAATTTTTCTGATAGTGTGTATATCGGTGAGGCAGAAATTTTACGGGAAAGACTAAATCAACATCTAAAAACTGATAAGCTGGAATTTAAGGAATGCATTGTTGTTGTTTCGACTAAAGATGGTGAGCTCACAAAAGCGCATATAAAAAACATGGAGTCAAAGCTTTATCAGTTATCTGACTCGGCAAAAAACTCTAAGATATTTAATGCGACAAAACCAACGCTCTCAACTTTATCACTTGCCGATGAAAGTATTGTCGATGAATTCATCAGACAACTAAAAATGGTTTTACCATTATGTGGGTTTTTATGTCTATCACCGACTACTGCACAGATAATTCTGGAAACTAATACTTTTATCATTGACAATAAAACGAAAGGAATTTATGCAAGAATGGTTATTGAAAATAATCATTATATTGTCCTAAAGGATTCTACTGTATGTAAGGATGTAACAGCTTCATTTATATACAAAAAGAATCGAGAAAAATTAATTGATGCCGGTATTTTAGTATTTGAAAACGACCAATATAAATTTACAGAGAACACAATTTTCAGTAGTCCTAGTCAGCCAGCATCCATTATTTTGGGTTCAACTGTAAATGGTCAAGATGTGTGGAAAAACAACAATGGTAAAACAATGAAAGAATTGCAATAA